One window of Sphingomonas sp. KC8 genomic DNA carries:
- a CDS encoding DsbA family protein, with translation MAGIIGALAGGAAIAFAGMQTTGVVPAKDRAAIEAIVRDYILQHPEIIPEAMEKLQNKQMSQLLAANRKALETPFASGWAGARDGDVVLVEFFDYSCGYCRQAVADVDRLIKEDPKLKVVFRELPILGDASDAAAKASLSAARQGAFYPFHLKLYAAGRPTPETIARVAKEAGLDPALVTADNKAPDVQAEIANNIQLARALQLTGTPAFVIGDKLLPGAVGYEAMKKAIAEARAAKK, from the coding sequence ATGGCGGGCATCATTGGTGCGCTGGCCGGTGGTGCGGCGATTGCGTTCGCGGGCATGCAGACGACCGGCGTGGTTCCGGCCAAGGATCGCGCGGCGATCGAGGCGATCGTGCGCGATTATATTCTCCAGCATCCCGAGATCATTCCCGAAGCGATGGAGAAGCTGCAGAACAAGCAAATGTCCCAATTGCTGGCGGCCAACCGCAAGGCGCTGGAAACGCCCTTTGCCAGTGGCTGGGCGGGCGCGCGCGATGGCGATGTCGTGCTTGTCGAATTTTTCGATTATTCGTGCGGCTATTGCCGGCAGGCGGTGGCCGACGTTGATCGGCTGATCAAGGAAGATCCCAAGCTGAAGGTGGTGTTCCGCGAATTGCCGATCCTGGGCGATGCCAGCGATGCGGCGGCAAAAGCGAGCCTTTCGGCCGCGCGGCAGGGGGCATTCTACCCGTTCCACCTGAAATTATACGCCGCCGGGCGGCCGACGCCGGAAACCATCGCGCGCGTCGCGAAGGAGGCCGGGCTGGATCCGGCGCTGGTGACCGCCGACAATAAGGCGCCGGACGTTCAGGCGGAGATCGCCAACAACATTCAACTGGCGCGCGCGCTGCAACTCACCGGCACGCCGGCGTTCGTCATCGGCGATAAATTGCTGCCGGGCGCGGTTGGCTATGAAGCGATGAAGAAAGCGATCGCGGAGGCCCGCGCCGCGAAGAAATAA
- a CDS encoding M48 family metalloprotease, which translates to MRRLACPSCPDFGIILRWVVVFLLSMALLMRPAAAQSILRDAETEALLNDIARPIVIAAGLEPGNVQMILIQDKEINAFVAGGQAVYIHSGLIAAADNVNEVQGVIAHEVGHITGGHIVRFSEGARAATGISLLSLLLGAAVMAAGGGEAGMGILSAGQQAAMSKFLAFTRTQESSADAAGASFMKKAGISGRGSVSFFQKLRKEEFRLSSSYADVDPYARTHPMSADRAAVMEAELKGDPAWNKPTDPALEARFQRVRAKLAGFVDDPKVTLAHYPESNQSIPARYARAYAWHKAAYPDKAVAEVDKLVAVAPHDPYFLELKGQILLESGKPKDAIAPLREAVATTRGAPLIASLLGHALIATEDPANLPEARTVLRNAVARDNDNPFAWYQLGIVYSQDGDIARAALATAERYALIGQPKLALANAETAMRGIPQGTPDYVKAEDIALTSRQAIEDQKKRR; encoded by the coding sequence ATGCGCCGGCTAGCTTGCCCCTCTTGTCCTGATTTCGGCATCATCCTGCGCTGGGTGGTGGTGTTTTTGCTGTCGATGGCCCTGCTGATGCGCCCCGCCGCCGCGCAGTCGATCCTGCGCGACGCGGAAACCGAGGCGCTGCTCAACGATATTGCGCGGCCGATCGTGATCGCCGCCGGACTGGAACCCGGCAATGTCCAGATGATCCTGATCCAGGACAAGGAAATCAATGCGTTCGTGGCCGGCGGCCAGGCCGTTTATATCCATTCGGGCCTGATCGCCGCGGCCGACAACGTCAATGAAGTGCAGGGCGTTATCGCCCATGAAGTTGGCCACATCACGGGTGGCCATATTGTGCGCTTTTCGGAAGGCGCCCGTGCGGCGACGGGTATCAGCCTGTTGTCGCTGCTGCTGGGCGCGGCGGTGATGGCGGCGGGCGGCGGCGAAGCCGGCATGGGCATTCTTTCGGCCGGCCAGCAGGCGGCGATGAGCAAATTCCTCGCTTTTACCCGCACGCAGGAATCGAGCGCGGACGCCGCCGGCGCCAGTTTCATGAAGAAAGCCGGCATTTCCGGTCGCGGATCGGTTTCCTTCTTTCAGAAGCTGCGCAAGGAAGAGTTCCGGCTGTCGTCCAGCTATGCCGACGTCGATCCCTATGCCCGCACGCATCCGATGTCGGCTGATCGCGCGGCTGTGATGGAAGCCGAACTGAAAGGCGATCCGGCCTGGAACAAGCCGACCGATCCGGCGCTGGAAGCGCGTTTCCAGCGAGTGAGAGCCAAGCTTGCGGGTTTCGTTGACGATCCCAAGGTGACGCTGGCCCATTATCCTGAAAGCAATCAATCCATCCCGGCGCGTTATGCGCGGGCTTATGCGTGGCACAAGGCGGCTTATCCGGACAAGGCGGTGGCTGAAGTCGACAAGCTGGTGGCGGTGGCGCCGCATGATCCGTATTTTCTGGAGCTGAAAGGGCAGATCCTGCTCGAATCCGGCAAACCGAAAGATGCGATCGCGCCCTTGCGGGAGGCCGTTGCCACCACCCGCGGCGCCCCGCTGATCGCGTCGCTGCTGGGCCATGCGTTGATCGCGACGGAAGACCCGGCCAACCTGCCCGAAGCGCGCACGGTGCTGCGCAACGCGGTGGCGCGCGACAATGACAATCCGTTTGCCTGGTATCAGCTGGGCATCGTCTACAGCCAGGATGGCGATATCGCGCGGGCGGCGCTGGCGACGGCGGAGCGCTATGCGTTGATCGGTCAGCCGAAGCTGGCGCTGGCCAATGCCGAAACGGCGATGCGGGGCATCCCGCAAGGCACGCCGGATTATGTGAAGGCTGAAGATATCGCATTGACATCGCGCCAGGCTATTGAAGATCAAAAGAAACGCCGGTGA
- a CDS encoding glycosyl transferase family protein, protein MPNPEMLSGLLDAALGEIALFAAIGLLIGAIDDCAMDALWLLRAARRRLTVYRRHRPATVATLPPPDAPGCIAIFIGAWDEGDVIGAMLCHALDHLDHDDFRIFVGTYPNDPATAHAVETVQANHGKGALVRLVGGSLDGPTTKAECLNRLWIAMRAEEATTGTTYKAIVLHDAEDVVHPAELRVFDRLIERFDLVQLPVMPLIVPGSPWISGHYLDEFSEAHGKQLIVREAIGAAMPSAGVGCAIARPAMQRIADARGGLPFDADSLTEDYELGLRIGEGGGRGVFVRLPTADGRSLVAVRAYFPATIDAAVRQKTRWLTGIALAGWDRLGWRGGIAERWMRLRDRGAILSALIVTAGYLALLLWAASTTLHAVRGSSGPVLDPLLITLCQINLGFLGWRLLMRCWMVWRVYGPHEALRAGPRMLISNIIGIMAAWRALLRYARTPPGAAARWDKTHHRFPVTIE, encoded by the coding sequence ATGCCGAATCCTGAAATGCTGTCAGGGTTGCTTGACGCAGCCCTGGGCGAAATCGCGTTGTTCGCGGCGATCGGACTGCTGATCGGCGCGATCGACGATTGCGCGATGGATGCGCTGTGGCTGCTGCGCGCGGCCAGGCGCCGGCTGACGGTCTATCGCCGCCATCGGCCCGCCACGGTCGCCACGCTGCCACCTCCCGACGCACCGGGCTGCATCGCCATCTTCATCGGCGCATGGGACGAAGGCGACGTCATCGGCGCAATGCTGTGCCATGCCCTTGATCATCTCGATCATGATGATTTCCGAATCTTCGTCGGCACATATCCGAACGATCCGGCGACCGCGCACGCGGTTGAAACCGTGCAGGCCAATCATGGCAAAGGCGCACTGGTCCGGCTGGTCGGCGGTTCGCTCGACGGGCCGACCACCAAGGCCGAATGCCTCAACCGGCTATGGATCGCGATGCGCGCCGAAGAAGCGACGACCGGCACCACGTACAAGGCCATCGTGCTGCACGATGCCGAAGATGTGGTGCACCCCGCCGAACTGCGCGTGTTCGACCGGCTGATCGAACGATTCGATCTCGTCCAACTGCCGGTGATGCCGCTGATCGTGCCGGGATCACCATGGATATCCGGTCACTATCTCGATGAGTTTTCGGAAGCCCACGGAAAACAGCTCATCGTGCGCGAAGCCATCGGCGCGGCGATGCCATCCGCCGGGGTCGGCTGCGCGATCGCCCGGCCCGCGATGCAGCGTATCGCCGACGCGCGCGGTGGCCTGCCGTTCGATGCCGACAGCCTGACCGAGGATTATGAACTCGGCCTGCGGATTGGCGAGGGCGGCGGGCGCGGCGTGTTTGTCCGACTGCCCACCGCCGACGGCCGTTCACTGGTGGCGGTGCGCGCCTATTTCCCCGCGACGATCGACGCCGCCGTCCGCCAGAAGACCCGCTGGCTCACCGGCATCGCGCTGGCCGGCTGGGACAGGCTGGGCTGGCGCGGCGGGATCGCCGAACGCTGGATGCGCCTGCGCGATCGCGGCGCCATCCTGTCGGCATTGATCGTCACCGCCGGCTATCTCGCTTTGCTGCTATGGGCCGCGTCGACCACATTGCACGCCGTGCGCGGCAGCAGCGGCCCGGTGCTCGATCCCTTGCTGATCACGCTGTGCCAGATCAATCTCGGGTTCCTCGGCTGGCGGTTGTTGATGCGCTGCTGGATGGTGTGGCGCGTTTATGGTCCGCACGAAGCGTTACGCGCCGGCCCGCGCATGCTGATCAGCAACATCATCGGCATCATGGCGGCGTGGCGCGCGCTCCTGCGCTACGCGCGCACCCCGCCCGGTGCCGCCGCCCGCTGGGACAAGACCCACCACCGTTTCCCGGTCACCATCGAATGA
- a CDS encoding Ppx/GppA phosphatase family protein, translating to MAQQPGMAAPRSGNFPRRAATNAPDRRPYRRTYAALDLGTNNCRLLIARPSDNGFVVVDAFSRIVRLGEGLAATGRLSDAAMDRAVAALSICSEKLQRRQVTLVRSVATEACRRAENGREFVQRVYRETGIVLDIITAEQEARLAVLGCHILLEPGDGPALIFDIGGGSTELVLIDTAGESPRVLDWFSAPWGVVSLTESEPHDWAERDDRLAAYGRMRARVAQAFAPFASTLAATGHAPARLLGTSGTVTTLASVHLGLSTYDRRAIDGLIVPSRSMREISSRLSAMSIAERVALPCIGNERADLVVAGCAILEAIIDIWPAERLGVADRGIREGILRSLMAREGERA from the coding sequence ATGGCGCAGCAGCCCGGAATGGCGGCGCCGCGAAGCGGAAATTTTCCGCGGCGAGCGGCCACCAACGCGCCCGACAGGCGGCCCTATAGGCGCACTTATGCCGCGCTGGACCTGGGCACCAACAATTGCCGCCTGCTGATCGCGCGGCCTTCGGACAATGGTTTCGTCGTCGTCGATGCCTTCTCGCGGATCGTGCGGCTGGGCGAAGGGCTGGCGGCAACCGGCCGGTTGAGCGACGCGGCGATGGATCGCGCCGTCGCCGCGCTTTCAATCTGTTCGGAAAAACTGCAGCGCCGTCAGGTCACGCTGGTACGATCGGTCGCGACCGAAGCCTGCCGGCGCGCCGAAAACGGGCGCGAATTCGTCCAGCGCGTCTATCGTGAAACCGGCATCGTGCTCGACATCATCACCGCCGAACAGGAAGCTAGGCTTGCCGTGCTCGGCTGTCACATTCTGCTCGAACCGGGAGACGGGCCAGCGCTGATCTTCGACATCGGCGGCGGCTCCACGGAACTGGTGCTGATCGACACTGCGGGCGAAAGCCCCCGCGTCCTCGATTGGTTCTCGGCGCCCTGGGGGGTTGTCTCGCTTACCGAAAGCGAACCGCACGACTGGGCCGAACGCGATGATCGGCTGGCCGCCTACGGCCGAATGCGCGCACGCGTTGCCCAGGCCTTCGCCCCGTTCGCCAGCACGCTTGCCGCAACCGGCCACGCCCCCGCCCGTCTGCTGGGCACCAGCGGCACGGTGACGACGCTCGCCAGCGTCCACCTAGGCCTTTCCACCTATGATCGCCGCGCGATCGACGGGCTGATCGTCCCGTCACGATCGATGCGTGAAATCAGCAGCCGGCTTTCCGCCATGTCGATTGCCGAACGCGTCGCATTGCCGTGCATCGGCAACGAACGGGCCGATCTCGTCGTTGCGGGTTGCGCGATCCTCGAAGCGATCATCGACATTTGGCCGGCAGAGCGGCTAGGCGTCGCCGACCGTGGCATCCGCGAGGGCATCCTGCGCTCGTTGATGGCCCGTGAAGGGGAACGCGCATGA
- a CDS encoding RlmE family RNA methyltransferase — protein sequence MSRGGSGARTRVKTGRGRTASSTRWLARQLNDPYVRRAKAEGYRSRAAYKLIELDERFHLLKGVSRVIDLGIAPGGWSQVVRRTAPKAAIVGIDLLPVDPIDGVTIFQMDFMDDAAPDLLTEALGGKADLVLSDMAANTTGHPQTDHLRTMALVETGCAFAADILRPGGAYVAKVLAGGADNDLVAELKRLFTTVKHAKPPASRKDSSEWYVIAQGFKGRAQPARENNDAP from the coding sequence ATGAGCCGCGGTGGATCCGGCGCCCGCACACGGGTGAAAACCGGCCGTGGGCGCACCGCCTCGTCGACGCGCTGGCTCGCGCGCCAGCTGAACGACCCCTATGTCCGCCGCGCCAAGGCCGAAGGCTATCGTTCGCGCGCCGCCTACAAATTGATCGAACTCGACGAACGTTTCCACCTGCTGAAAGGTGTCAGCCGGGTCATAGACCTCGGCATCGCGCCGGGCGGGTGGAGCCAGGTCGTGCGTCGGACCGCGCCCAAGGCGGCAATCGTCGGCATCGATCTGCTGCCGGTCGATCCGATCGACGGCGTCACCATCTTCCAGATGGATTTCATGGATGATGCCGCACCCGACCTGCTGACCGAGGCGCTGGGCGGCAAGGCGGATCTGGTGCTGTCGGACATGGCCGCCAACACCACCGGCCACCCCCAGACCGATCACCTGCGCACCATGGCGCTGGTCGAAACCGGCTGCGCCTTCGCCGCCGATATCCTGAGGCCCGGCGGCGCTTATGTCGCCAAGGTGCTGGCAGGGGGCGCGGACAATGATCTGGTGGCCGAACTCAAGCGGCTGTTCACCACGGTCAAGCACGCCAAGCCACCGGCCAGCCGCAAGGATTCGTCCGAATGGTATGTCATCGCACAGGGCTTCAAGGGCCGCGCGCAACCGGCCCGGGAGAACAACGACGCACCGTAA
- a CDS encoding alpha-2-macroglobulin family protein, with amino-acid sequence MRHFGMRWAVLLLALAPVMASGDTAPQVTMATPGRAGGAIERFTVRFSEPMVPLGDPRSQGPFAVTCPVAGKGRWIDQATYVHEFEKPLPGGISCAFVLREGLKTLRGATLAGQQRFTVDTGGPTARAVLPTGYGGDIAEDQVFLVAANVAPDRASVAQAAYCAVDGIGEKIAVDVLPPETAGDVLEGMGAQRYQVTNFLGEAGLPQALPAKGKARSEALASIVAVKCRRPLPPGRDMALVWGAGVRGAGGRTAGADQRFDFTVRKAFEARFECSRVNPDAGCSPIEPAHVRFTAPIARVAAEGIRLKLADGTEYRPVIDDKGAQQVSAVSFKGPVPESTRGQLLLPERLTDDSGRPLANAARFPLDIRFDAAPPLVKFAANFGILEAKEGGVLPVTVRNVEPALAGKTLAVGGKLARITDDDKAVAQWLRTLDKAGKNDFREEKRGGEMVTVNHTGATPILDRTAGTTPLNVALPAKGRQFEVVGIPLAKPGFYVVELASPALGRALLGRDTPRYVAAGALVTNLSVHFKWGREGSMAWITALDSGDPVGGADVRITDSCSGKLLAEGKSDGRGRLAIKPGLPEPETYGSCDDGASHPLMVSARKDGDFSFTLTGWSNGIRPYDFDLAYGWDERTDIFHTVFDRSLMRGGDTVHMKHILRRPVAAGFTFASKLDGVLRLTHRGSDTQFDLPLHVGADGIGETAWTAPAGAPQGDYDLTIVSGDDRIFTDQSIRVDEYRLPTMRATVTGPKAAAVRPKQLPLDLFVGYLSGGGASNMGVTVRTAFALDDSAPKGWEGWSFGGAKITEGVQPLDGDGDEIGGTVLPSAQMLPVTLDNQGAARTSVDMPQGFDQPTLVSVEMDYQDANGEMLTASRRIPVYPSAVRVGLKTDGWLMKADDLRLKMVVLDADGRPAAGKKVKVDLYSREILSARRRLIGGFYAYDNNARTTKLAKSCTATTDSLGLAECAIDPGVSGEVYAVAIAEDDDGNVSRAVRSVWLAGDEDWWFGGDNGDRMDLVPERTDYKSTDTARFQVRMPFREATALVTIEREGVIGSFVTRLSGKDPVIEVPLQGFYAPDVYVSVLVVRGRVGGFKLWLSNLAREWGLPFFERDGAKPTALVDLAKPSFRLGVAKINVGWEAHQLAVEVKADRDKYRVRDVAQVAVQVKDGAGAPPKSAEIAFAAVDEALLQLSPNDSWKLIDAMMGERPLSVLTSTGQMQVVGKRHYGRKAVAAGGGGGGDMSAVNREDFRPVLLWKGRVPLDAQGRAKVAVPLSDALSSFRLVAIATAGPDRFGTGIATVRTTQDLTLYAGLPPLVRTGDFYGASFTLRNGSDKPMTVTATAEMSPRIGTARPLTVTIPAGGAAPVTWNLPVPAGIERLSWTVSARSSDGKAVDKLTVAQEVAPAVPLETWAATLARVGPQTSVMLAPPAGAIPGRGEVTVKLSDSLSPPLDGVRRYMAAYPYECFEQRLSKAVALGDMGAWGRLAGEVPAYLDSNGLLRYFPVDSMEGSEALTAYALAITAEAGWPIPETAKARMIEALKGVVDGRIASNGQGISERRFLRLAALAALARNNAATPTMLGQIGLKPADMPTSALADWIVAIDRTGADPALRQAAEQVLRTRLVYEGSRLDLVDSGAAPWWMMTSGDEMAIRALMAVLGRPGWQDDTPRIMVGVALRQKRGSWDTTPANAWGVLAARRFAALYPPGAVTGLTTVSLGAVTRSQSWPQPTDAPLLRLPLPAARTPLLLAQASGAGPWAQISLTAAVPLQQPLFAGYRLEKSVMVIQQRVKGRLTRGDVLKVRISVDATAERNWVVLSDPIPAGATIVGNLGGQSQQLADQASGGEGVQPSYVGRGLDAWRGYFEWVPRGRFTVEYAVRLNGVGTFQMPPTRVEAMYSPDIRAAIPNKPVTVALP; translated from the coding sequence ATGCGGCATTTCGGGATGCGCTGGGCGGTATTGCTGCTCGCGCTTGCGCCGGTCATGGCATCCGGCGATACCGCGCCGCAGGTGACGATGGCGACGCCGGGTCGTGCTGGCGGGGCGATCGAACGCTTCACCGTGCGCTTTTCCGAACCGATGGTGCCGCTGGGCGATCCGCGCAGCCAGGGGCCGTTTGCGGTGACATGTCCGGTCGCTGGCAAGGGGCGCTGGATCGACCAGGCCACCTATGTCCATGAATTCGAAAAGCCGCTGCCCGGTGGAATTTCGTGCGCCTTCGTGCTGCGCGAAGGACTGAAGACGCTGCGTGGCGCGACGCTGGCCGGGCAGCAGCGTTTCACCGTCGATACCGGCGGGCCGACGGCACGCGCGGTGCTACCGACCGGCTATGGCGGCGATATCGCCGAGGATCAGGTGTTTCTGGTCGCCGCCAACGTCGCGCCGGATCGCGCGTCGGTGGCACAAGCGGCCTATTGCGCGGTCGATGGCATTGGCGAGAAGATCGCCGTCGACGTGTTGCCGCCGGAAACGGCGGGCGATGTGCTCGAAGGCATGGGCGCTCAGCGCTATCAGGTGACCAATTTTCTGGGCGAAGCGGGCTTGCCGCAGGCGCTGCCGGCCAAGGGCAAGGCGCGCAGCGAGGCGTTGGCGAGTATCGTCGCGGTCAAATGCCGCCGGCCGCTACCGCCGGGGCGCGACATGGCGCTGGTGTGGGGGGCTGGTGTGCGCGGCGCGGGTGGCCGCACGGCAGGCGCCGACCAGCGGTTCGATTTCACCGTGCGCAAGGCGTTCGAGGCCAGGTTCGAATGTTCGCGGGTCAATCCCGATGCGGGGTGCAGCCCGATCGAACCGGCGCATGTGCGCTTTACGGCGCCGATCGCACGCGTAGCCGCCGAAGGTATTCGCCTGAAACTGGCCGACGGCACCGAATATCGGCCGGTGATCGACGACAAGGGCGCGCAGCAGGTAAGCGCGGTCAGCTTCAAGGGGCCGGTGCCGGAATCGACCAGGGGGCAATTGCTGCTGCCCGAACGGCTGACCGACGATAGCGGCCGGCCGCTGGCCAATGCAGCGCGCTTCCCGCTCGATATACGGTTCGATGCCGCGCCGCCGCTGGTGAAGTTCGCCGCGAACTTCGGCATCCTTGAGGCCAAGGAAGGCGGGGTGTTGCCGGTTACGGTGCGTAATGTCGAACCGGCGCTGGCGGGCAAGACATTGGCGGTGGGCGGCAAGCTGGCGCGGATCACTGACGACGACAAAGCGGTCGCGCAGTGGCTGCGTACGCTCGACAAGGCCGGCAAGAACGACTTCCGCGAAGAGAAGCGTGGCGGTGAAATGGTGACGGTGAACCATACCGGCGCCACACCGATCCTGGACCGGACGGCCGGCACCACCCCGCTGAATGTCGCGTTGCCGGCCAAGGGGCGGCAGTTCGAAGTGGTCGGCATTCCGCTGGCCAAGCCCGGTTTCTATGTCGTCGAACTGGCTAGTCCCGCACTCGGCCGCGCACTGCTGGGCCGCGATACGCCGCGTTATGTAGCGGCGGGCGCGCTTGTCACCAATCTTTCGGTCCATTTCAAATGGGGCCGTGAAGGATCGATGGCGTGGATCACCGCGCTCGACAGCGGCGATCCGGTTGGCGGCGCGGACGTGCGGATCACCGACAGTTGCAGTGGCAAGCTGCTGGCTGAGGGGAAAAGTGACGGGCGCGGCCGGCTGGCGATCAAGCCGGGGCTGCCCGAACCCGAAACCTATGGATCGTGCGACGACGGCGCATCGCATCCGTTGATGGTATCGGCGCGCAAAGATGGTGATTTCAGCTTCACTTTGACCGGCTGGTCCAACGGCATCCGCCCTTATGATTTCGACTTGGCCTATGGCTGGGACGAACGCACCGATATCTTCCACACCGTGTTCGATCGCAGCCTGATGCGCGGCGGCGATACGGTGCATATGAAGCATATCCTGCGCCGCCCGGTGGCGGCCGGCTTCACCTTTGCCAGCAAGCTCGATGGCGTGCTGCGGCTGACGCATCGGGGATCGGACACACAGTTCGATCTGCCGCTGCATGTGGGCGCGGACGGCATCGGCGAAACCGCGTGGACGGCCCCGGCCGGCGCGCCGCAGGGCGATTATGACCTGACGATCGTATCGGGCGACGATCGGATCTTCACCGACCAGTCGATCCGCGTCGATGAATATCGCCTGCCGACGATGCGCGCGACGGTGACCGGGCCGAAAGCCGCAGCGGTGCGGCCCAAGCAACTGCCGCTCGATCTGTTCGTCGGCTATCTGTCCGGCGGGGGCGCATCGAACATGGGTGTCACCGTGCGCACCGCCTTTGCGCTGGACGATAGCGCGCCCAAGGGCTGGGAAGGCTGGAGCTTCGGTGGGGCCAAGATCACCGAAGGGGTACAGCCGCTTGACGGCGATGGCGATGAGATTGGCGGAACCGTGTTGCCGTCGGCGCAGATGCTGCCCGTCACGCTCGACAATCAGGGCGCGGCGCGCACCAGCGTGGACATGCCGCAGGGCTTCGACCAGCCGACTTTGGTTTCGGTCGAGATGGATTATCAGGACGCCAATGGCGAAATGCTCACCGCATCGCGGCGCATCCCGGTCTATCCGTCGGCCGTGCGCGTCGGCCTCAAAACCGATGGCTGGCTGATGAAGGCGGATGATCTTCGCCTGAAGATGGTCGTGCTCGATGCCGACGGCCGGCCGGCTGCCGGCAAGAAGGTGAAGGTTGACCTCTATAGCCGCGAAATCTTGTCGGCGCGGCGGCGGTTGATCGGTGGCTTTTACGCTTATGACAATAATGCCCGGACGACGAAGCTCGCCAAAAGCTGCACGGCGACCACCGATAGCCTTGGCCTTGCCGAATGCGCGATCGATCCCGGCGTTTCGGGCGAAGTGTATGCAGTCGCGATCGCCGAGGACGATGACGGCAATGTCAGCCGCGCGGTGCGTTCGGTGTGGCTGGCGGGGGATGAGGATTGGTGGTTCGGCGGCGACAATGGCGACCGGATGGACCTGGTGCCCGAACGGACCGACTATAAATCGACCGACACTGCGCGCTTCCAGGTGCGGATGCCGTTCCGCGAGGCGACCGCGCTGGTGACGATCGAGCGCGAAGGCGTGATCGGCAGCTTCGTCACCAGGCTTTCGGGCAAGGATCCGGTGATCGAGGTGCCGTTGCAGGGCTTTTATGCCCCCGACGTCTATGTTTCGGTGCTGGTGGTGCGCGGGCGCGTTGGCGGGTTCAAGCTGTGGCTGTCGAATCTGGCGCGCGAATGGGGGCTGCCCTTTTTCGAACGCGATGGCGCCAAGCCAACCGCGTTGGTCGATCTCGCGAAGCCGAGTTTCCGGCTGGGTGTCGCCAAGATCAATGTCGGCTGGGAAGCGCATCAACTGGCCGTCGAGGTGAAGGCCGATCGCGACAAATATCGCGTGCGCGATGTGGCGCAGGTGGCGGTGCAGGTGAAGGATGGGGCTGGCGCTCCGCCCAAATCGGCCGAAATCGCTTTTGCGGCGGTGGATGAGGCGCTGTTGCAGCTTTCGCCCAATGACAGCTGGAAGCTGATCGATGCGATGATGGGCGAACGCCCGCTTTCGGTGCTGACGTCGACCGGGCAGATGCAGGTCGTCGGCAAGCGCCATTATGGCCGCAAGGCGGTGGCGGCGGGCGGCGGTGGCGGTGGCGATATGTCCGCCGTCAATCGTGAGGATTTCCGCCCGGTGCTGTTGTGGAAAGGCCGCGTGCCGCTGGATGCACAGGGGCGCGCCAAGGTGGCCGTGCCATTGTCGGATGCGCTGTCGTCGTTCCGGCTGGTCGCGATCGCGACGGCGGGGCCGGATCGTTTCGGTACCGGCATCGCGACCGTGCGCACGACGCAGGATCTGACCTTGTATGCCGGGTTGCCGCCCTTGGTGCGGACCGGCGATTTCTATGGCGCGAGCTTCACCCTGCGCAACGGATCGGACAAGCCGATGACCGTGACGGCAACCGCAGAGATGTCCCCGCGCATCGGCACCGCGCGGCCGCTGACCGTGACGATCCCGGCGGGCGGGGCTGCCCCCGTGACATGGAACCTGCCGGTGCCGGCGGGGATCGAACGCTTGTCGTGGACGGTGTCCGCGCGGTCGTCCGATGGCAAAGCCGTCGACAAGCTGACCGTAGCGCAGGAGGTGGCGCCCGCCGTTCCGCTGGAAACCTGGGCGGCGACCCTGGCGCGCGTCGGCCCGCAAACCAGTGTCATGCTGGCCCCGCCGGCGGGCGCGATCCCCGGCCGGGGCGAGGTGACGGTGAAGCTGTCCGATAGCCTGTCGCCGCCGCTCGATGGGGTGCGCCGCTACATGGCCGCCTATCCCTATGAATGTTTCGAACAGCGCCTGTCGAAGGCGGTGGCGCTGGGCGATATGGGCGCATGGGGGCGGCTGGCGGGTGAGGTACCGGCCTATCTCGATAGCAATGGCCTGCTGCGCTATTTTCCGGTGGACAGCATGGAAGGCAGCGAGGCGCTGACCGCATATGCGCTGGCGATCACCGCCGAAGCCGGGTGGCCGATCCCCGAAACCGCCAAAGCCCGGATGATCGAGGCGCTGAAGGGCGTTGTCGATGGCCGCATCGCCAGCAACGGGCAGGGCATAAGCGAGCGACGATTCCTGCGGCTGGCGGCGCTGGCCGCGCTCGCCCGCAATAACGCGGCAACCCCGACGATGCTCGGCCAGATCGGGCTGAAGCCGGCGGACATGCCGACATCGGCGCTGGCCGACTGGATCGTCGCGATCGACCGCACGGGTGCCGATCCGGCGCTGCGGCAGGCGGCCGAACAGGTGCTGCGGACCCGACTGGTCTATGAAGGATCGCGGCTCGATCTGGTCGATAGCGGGGCTGCCCCCTGGTGGATGATGACGAGCGGCGATGAAATGGCGATCCGTGCGCTGATGGCGGTGCTCGGCCGGCCCGGCTGGCAGGATGATACGCCCCGGATCATGGTGGGCGTGGCGCTGCGCCAGAAACGCGGCAGCTGGGATACGACGCCGGCCAATGCGTGGGGCGTGCTGGCCGCCCGGCGCTTTGCCGCGCTCTATCCGCCGGGTGCGGTAACGGGGTTGACGACGGTGAGCTTGGGGGCAGTAACGCGCAGCCAAAGCTGGCCGCAGCCGACCGATGCGCCGCTGCTGCGCCTGCCATTGCCGGCGGCACGGACGCCATTGCTGCTGGCGCAGGCCAGTGGGGCGGGGCCGTGGGCGCAGATATCGCTCACCGCCGCCGTGCCGCTGCAGCAGCCTCTGTTCGCGGGCTACCGCCTCGAAAAATCGGTGATGGTGATCCAGCAGCGGGTGAAGGGGCGGCTGACGCGTGGCGACGTGCTGAAGGTGCGGATCAGCGTCGATGCCACGGCCGAACGCAATTGGGTGGTGTTGAGCGATCCGATCCCGGCGGGGGCGACGATCGTTGGCAATCTTGGCGGCCAATCGCAGCAACTGGCGGATCAGGCGTCGGGCGGGGAGGGCGTGCAGCCATCCTATGTCGGGCGCGGGCTGGATGCGTGGCGCGGCTATTTCGAATGGGTGCCGCGTGGCCGCTTCACGGTGGAATATGCCGTGCGACTGAACGGTGTCGGCACGTTCCAGATGCCGCCGACGCGGGTGGAGGCGATGTATTCGCCCGATATCCGCGCGGCGATCCCGAACAAGCCGGTGACGGTTGCACTGCCGTGA